A genomic region of Choristoneura fumiferana chromosome 15, NRCan_CFum_1, whole genome shotgun sequence contains the following coding sequences:
- the LOC141435513 gene encoding uncharacterized protein, with product MGTRALWRGYWLVLVLVNQTGSDWLNCAYVAGCHCKWSSGKKTATCIAAELQKVPRLATDIQVLDLHGNPLKTLEQDAFASIELLNLQRLNLSATNLRSVSPNAFRELLILIELDLSQNEFIQLSPDTFRGNVRLRLLVLNDNPLSTLIAEQFPPLKHLKKLELSRCRLHNIHPFALVNLRALETVHVHQNLLTYVHENTFNLPVLKTLTLSENPWHCDCRLRRFHEWFLNSNLGNEEVTCSGPEKAAQVSWRTIKGEDMVCPPITVSSPRVIRTESGADIRFGCFSRGDPNPTVSWYLRDMEIHNDTFKDSEIIVLRYQINQFNEYTDDVINKSAQWVNVTITNVTSDLSGEWKCSAKSSAGDANSYMTLVLPKARTATARVAPDYSTLFMVVGSMLTMLVLGFVAACVCWNTKRQRVPPSRSFTDQEKKLLDTSLAVSCDRTSGDLGSSYGFEMLDRSMSMESEDTQRCLEPVQITIEGPPGSFLPPPAEFALPAPYGNIFISVQVGHNDEYPDLLGGGATLPRRSRTCFLKSAYDNMGPRITAAGSSTWSLPGANVDNKMETPTPLPLSTFSTEFTAL from the coding sequence ATGGGCACTCGGGCATTATGGCGCGGGTACTGGCTGGTGCTCGTGCTAGTGAATCAGACTGGAAGCGACTGGCTCAACTGCGCTTACGTCGCCGGCTGCCACTGCAAATGGTCGTCGGGGAAAAAGACAGCCACTTGTATAGCTGCGGAACTCCAAAAAGTACCACGTCTAGCCACAGACATCCAAGTACTCGACCTGCACGGGAACCCATTGAAAACTCTAGAGCAAGACGCTTTCGCGAGCATAGAATTGCTAAACTTACAACGGCTAAATCTCAGCGCGACCAATCTACGCTCCGTGAGCCCAAACGCTTTTCGAGAACTTCTAATTTTAATAGAACTAGATTTATCCCAGAACGAATTCATACAACTGTCACCTGACACGTTCCGGGGGAACGTTCGTCTGCGACTTCTGGTGCTTAACGACAACCCTTTGAGTACACTAATTGCGGAACAGTTTCCGCCGCTGAAGCATTTGAAGAAACTAGAACTTTCGAGATGCCGCCTGCACAATATTCATCCGTTTGCTTTGGTGAATTTACGAGCGCTGGAAACTGTTCACGTTCATCAAAATTTACTGACTTATGTTCACGAAAATACGTTTAATCTTCCGGTGTTAAAAACTTTGACTCTATCCGAGAATCCATGGCATTGTGATTGTAGATTAAGACGATTTCACGAGTGGTTTTTGAATAGTAATCTTGGGAACGAGGAGGTGACTTGTAGCGGCCCAGAGAAGGCAGCTCAGGTGTCATGGCGTACCATCAAAGGCGAGGATATGGTATGCCCACCAATCACTGTGTCAAGTCCAAGAGTTATAAGAACAGAATCAGGAGCTGATATAAGATTTGGTTGCTTCAGCCGGGGTGATCCAAACCCCACAGTATCATGGTATTTGCGTGACATGGAAATCCATAACGATACATTTAAAGATAGTGAAATTATTGTTCTTAgatatcaaataaatcaatttaatgAGTACACTGACGATGTTATAAACAAGAGTGCACAGTGGGTCAATGTGACCATAACCAATGTTACCAGTGATTTGTCTGGTGAATGGAAATGTAGTGCAAAAAGTTCTGCCGGGGACGCGAACTCTTACATGACTTTAGTGTTACCCAAAGCACGAACAGCAACCGCTCGCGTAGCGCCTGATTATTCGACGCTTTTTATGGTAGTAGGTTCGATGCTAACAATGTTGGTTCTAGGTTTTGTAGCCGCTTGCGTTTGTTGGAACACTAAACGACAACGAGTGCCACCAAGTAGAAGTTTCACTGACCAAGAGAAGAAGCTTCTTGACACATCTTTAGCCGTCAGTTGTGACAGGACCAGCGGTGATTTAGGATCATCGTACGGTTTTGAGATGCTGGACAGATCTATGTCGATGGAGAGTGAGGACACACAGCGATGCTTGGAGCCAGTTCAGATAACAATAGAAGGTCCGCCGGGGTCGTTCCTGCCTCCGCCTGCTGAATTTGCCTTGCCAGCTCCATACGGGAATATTTTTATATCCGTGCAAGTAGGGCATAACGATGAGTACCCTGATTTGTTGGGTGGCGGGGCGACGTTGCCTCGGCGGAGCCGGACTTGTTTCCTTAAATCGGCCTACGATAATATGGGACCTAGGATCACAGCCGCTGGCAGCTCCACTTGGTCCTTACCTGGTGCCAATGTAGATAATAAGATGGAGACCCCCACGCCCTTGCCTCTCTCAACCTTTTCTACTGAATTTACAGCCCTATGA